One window from the genome of Marinobacter sp. LV10R510-11A encodes:
- a CDS encoding ABC transporter permease, whose translation MISLAGRDILQAWGKFVFTGVGLGLLIGVTLSMAGIYRGMIDDAKVLLDNSSADLWVVQKDTLGPYAEPSSIYQDTWRGIRGMTGVARTANVTYLTMQVRQGQRDVRAMIAGITAGEPGTPGWPPYLVAGRQITRSHYEAVADIASGFKLGDRLQIRRNQYTVVGLTRRMVSSGGDPMIFIPLKDAQEAQFLKDNDAILQSRRRTEANPAFNKPGNPGLLDAVIHSQTTNTYVNAVLVQIKNGYSHEDVAESIRRWKRLTVYTRAQMEEILVGKLIATSAKQIGMFLVILSMVSAAIVAFIIYTLTLGKIREIAVLKLIGTRNRTIAGMILQQAIALGVIGFVVGKIVATLFMAPIFPKYVLLEPLDSIFGFIAVILICVLSSVIAIYAALKVDPAEAIG comes from the coding sequence ATGATTAGCCTGGCCGGCCGCGACATTCTTCAAGCCTGGGGGAAATTCGTTTTTACCGGTGTGGGTCTCGGGCTGTTGATCGGCGTGACGCTCTCCATGGCCGGAATCTATCGTGGCATGATAGATGACGCCAAAGTGTTGCTGGACAACAGCAGTGCAGATCTCTGGGTAGTGCAAAAGGATACCTTGGGACCCTATGCTGAACCGTCCAGTATTTACCAGGATACCTGGCGCGGCATCCGTGGCATGACTGGTGTGGCGCGAACCGCCAATGTTACCTACCTCACTATGCAGGTGCGCCAGGGCCAGCGCGATGTGCGGGCAATGATTGCCGGAATAACGGCTGGCGAACCCGGCACGCCAGGCTGGCCCCCGTATCTGGTTGCCGGCCGTCAGATCACCCGTAGCCATTATGAAGCCGTCGCCGACATCGCAAGCGGTTTCAAGCTTGGTGATCGCCTGCAGATACGCCGCAACCAATATACGGTAGTCGGCCTGACCCGTCGCATGGTCTCCTCCGGTGGCGACCCCATGATTTTTATTCCGTTAAAAGATGCGCAAGAAGCGCAGTTTCTGAAAGACAACGACGCCATCTTGCAAAGCCGGCGTCGAACCGAGGCTAATCCGGCATTTAATAAGCCTGGCAATCCGGGCTTACTTGATGCCGTTATTCATTCGCAAACCACCAACACCTATGTCAATGCGGTTTTGGTGCAGATAAAAAACGGCTATAGCCACGAGGATGTAGCCGAATCCATCCGCCGCTGGAAACGTCTGACGGTCTACACCCGTGCACAAATGGAAGAGATCCTTGTAGGCAAGTTGATCGCCACCTCGGCAAAACAGATTGGTATGTTTCTGGTGATTCTTTCGATGGTCAGTGCGGCGATCGTGGCTTTTATTATTTACACACTGACACTCGGCAAAATCCGCGAGATCGCGGTGCTCAAACTGATCGGCACCCGAAACCGCACTATCGCCGGCATGATCCTGCAGCAGGCGATTGCGCTGGGAGTCATCGGGTTTGTAGTTGGGAAAATAGTCGCCACCCTGTTTATGGCGCCGATATTTCCCAAATATGTATTGCTCGAACCCCTTGATTCAATATTCGGGTTCATTGCGGTTATTTTGATCTGTGTATTGTCGAGCGTTATCGCCATTTATGCAGCACTAAAGGTCGATCCGGCCGAAGCGATTGGGTGA
- a CDS encoding ABC transporter ATP-binding protein translates to MSGKGIRIEGLSKRYGKGDTAVDALKHVDMQVAPGEVVGLVGPSGSGKSTLLKCLGAVINPSAGRMTLGDEVIFDNGWKVRDLRALRRDKIGYVFQAPYLIPFLDVTDNVALLPMLRGIPNGEARAKALELLTALDVQHRARAMPSKLSGGEQQRVAIARGLVNQPPVILADEPTAALDSPRAMAVIKILNEMARKFETAIIVVTHDEKIIPTFKRIYHIRDGVTHEEVGEGRGFE, encoded by the coding sequence ATGAGCGGAAAAGGCATCCGTATTGAAGGCTTAAGCAAGCGTTATGGCAAGGGCGATACTGCCGTTGATGCGTTAAAGCATGTGGACATGCAGGTTGCACCGGGAGAAGTTGTTGGCCTGGTTGGGCCTTCCGGCTCCGGCAAGAGCACCTTGCTCAAATGTCTTGGTGCAGTGATCAACCCGAGCGCCGGACGCATGACCCTGGGTGATGAAGTCATCTTTGACAATGGCTGGAAAGTCCGCGACCTGCGCGCTCTGCGACGTGACAAAATCGGTTACGTTTTTCAAGCGCCGTATCTGATTCCTTTTCTTGATGTCACTGATAACGTTGCACTGCTGCCTATGTTGAGAGGTATACCCAATGGCGAGGCGCGTGCGAAGGCGCTGGAACTACTCACAGCGCTGGACGTGCAACACCGTGCCCGGGCCATGCCATCGAAGCTTTCGGGAGGCGAACAGCAGCGGGTAGCGATCGCACGTGGGCTGGTCAACCAGCCGCCGGTGATACTGGCCGACGAACCCACTGCCGCCCTTGACAGTCCGCGCGCCATGGCAGTCATAAAGATCCTCAATGAAATGGCACGCAAGTTCGAAACTGCCATCATCGTTGTCACCCATGACGAAAAAATCATTCCTACGTTCAAACGCATTTATCACATCCGTGACGGCGTAACCCACGAGGAAGTGGGCGAAGGACGGGGGTTCGAATGA
- a CDS encoding LTA synthase family protein — translation MPSSLSSQNHSLPERVYRWFSWAGAYAPILMLFLAILVIGSLSRALLVAWQFDRVAETSVWPSIFLHGLRVDLIMAGMAVAPLVLLLPILGHRFSWTAWKSLAGLWSLIVVFVFLFMELSTPTFIAEYDTRPNRLFIEYLNYPKEVLSMLWEGYLPTVAVGVFLCVSLTALFAWLMRPWSRETNPGSYRKAVLVWPIVALAVFMSVRSTTGHRPANPAMFALTSDALVNSLIINSIWSVSFAIYNLKHEEGASESYGQMEMSEILNEVRSAPWLSNYEFESSKYPTLHHQTPMQARARPYNLVIILEESLGATFVESLGGTPVTPRLEALKESGWWFENLYATGTRSVRGIEAVVSGFLPSPARSVLKLSLSQTGFFTLGELLKQKGYDTGFIYGGEAHFDNMRSFFTGNGFDGIADQQDYTNPAFTGSWGVSDEDLFAKTHEDLQKLHASGEPFFRLVFSSSNHTPFEYPDNRIEQYDEEKNTVNNVVKYADHALGEFIDTAQNSAYWKDTVFLIVADHDARVWGDELVPVKNFQIPGLILGADIESRRIETVTSQIDLAPTLLSLMGIASEHPMVGRDLVIFPDEPGRAIMQFNDYYAWMDDRYNVTVLRPDQEPLAGVYSRETGSTQYLAEAPEAFTVRKALAHALLPLKLYRDQTYGLPD, via the coding sequence ATGCCTTCATCCCTTTCCTCCCAGAATCACTCACTGCCCGAACGGGTGTATCGGTGGTTCAGCTGGGCCGGCGCCTACGCACCAATATTGATGCTGTTTTTAGCAATACTTGTCATCGGCAGCCTATCCCGAGCGCTGCTGGTGGCATGGCAGTTCGATCGAGTGGCGGAGACATCCGTATGGCCAAGCATCTTCCTCCATGGGCTACGTGTGGATCTCATCATGGCTGGCATGGCCGTGGCACCACTGGTTTTGCTTCTGCCGATTCTCGGCCATCGTTTCAGCTGGACGGCCTGGAAGAGCTTGGCAGGCCTCTGGTCGCTGATTGTCGTTTTCGTCTTTCTGTTCATGGAGCTGTCAACGCCAACCTTCATTGCCGAGTACGATACCCGGCCCAACCGCCTGTTTATCGAATATCTGAATTATCCCAAGGAAGTGCTGAGCATGCTTTGGGAGGGTTATCTGCCTACTGTAGCCGTGGGGGTCTTTCTTTGCGTTTCATTAACCGCCCTGTTCGCCTGGCTGATGCGCCCCTGGTCACGGGAGACCAATCCAGGCAGTTACCGTAAAGCGGTTCTGGTATGGCCAATCGTTGCTCTCGCCGTGTTTATGAGCGTTCGCTCCACGACGGGCCATCGCCCGGCTAACCCGGCAATGTTTGCGCTGACTTCCGATGCCCTCGTGAACTCACTGATTATCAACTCAATCTGGTCCGTCTCGTTTGCGATCTACAATCTCAAGCATGAGGAGGGTGCGAGCGAAAGCTACGGCCAGATGGAAATGTCGGAGATACTGAATGAAGTCAGGAGCGCGCCATGGCTCAGTAACTACGAGTTCGAATCCAGCAAATATCCGACGCTGCACCACCAAACTCCGATGCAAGCAAGAGCCCGCCCATATAATCTGGTTATCATTCTTGAGGAAAGCCTGGGCGCTACCTTTGTTGAATCATTAGGTGGCACACCGGTCACACCGCGCCTGGAAGCTCTGAAGGAGTCTGGCTGGTGGTTCGAGAATCTCTATGCAACCGGTACAAGATCCGTTCGAGGCATTGAGGCTGTGGTATCAGGGTTCCTGCCCTCTCCTGCTCGCAGCGTGTTGAAACTGTCACTGTCTCAAACCGGTTTCTTTACGCTGGGTGAGCTGCTGAAACAAAAAGGCTATGACACAGGCTTTATTTACGGTGGAGAAGCGCACTTTGACAATATGCGCAGTTTTTTCACCGGCAATGGCTTTGATGGAATCGCAGATCAACAGGACTACACCAACCCCGCTTTTACCGGGAGCTGGGGTGTCAGCGATGAAGATCTGTTCGCAAAGACCCATGAAGACCTTCAGAAGCTCCATGCCTCAGGGGAACCCTTTTTCCGCCTGGTTTTCTCGTCGTCCAATCACACCCCGTTTGAATATCCTGACAACAGAATTGAGCAGTACGACGAAGAGAAAAACACCGTCAACAACGTCGTCAAATACGCAGATCACGCCTTGGGCGAGTTCATAGACACCGCGCAGAACAGCGCCTATTGGAAAGACACCGTGTTCCTTATTGTTGCGGATCATGACGCCAGGGTGTGGGGCGATGAGCTGGTTCCCGTCAAGAATTTCCAGATTCCGGGGCTTATACTCGGAGCAGATATTGAAAGCCGGCGCATTGAAACGGTTACAAGCCAGATCGACCTTGCACCAACGCTGCTTTCACTCATGGGCATTGCCAGTGAGCACCCCATGGTGGGCCGTGATCTGGTGATATTTCCGGACGAACCCGGTCGGGCTATCATGCAGTTTAACGATTACTACGCCTGGATGGATGACCGTTACAACGTGACCGTGTTACGCCCTGACCAAGAGCCTTTGGCAGGCGTCTATTCACGGGAAACCGGGAGCACCCAATATCTGGCAGAGGCCCCAGAAGCATTTACGGTGAGAAAAGCGTTGGCCCATGCACTTCTCCCTCTGAAACTGTATCGAGACCAGACCTATGGGCTACCTGATTGA
- a CDS encoding sensor histidine kinase, with translation MKSSLTARLARTLFFLIAATVASSMFIVELFVNDVEDTILGLELKAEAEYFTEQLQQGRFQPIKTAQLEAVFLPEGEADAVMPEYFQGLSLPFSQEIEVGQTTLLIYGERLEVPYGKLFLAKDITIMENRENLVLLALVGVAGIMLLVGFFVARVGAQYLVRPFKKLTREVINTIPGSSMQQIATDYRDQEFCDIAEAFNRFLFALEHHIEREKSFVKLASHELRTPLAVMSGALNVLEQRQSLSAANQKTLARIRRAMQTMRDDTEVLLELARSEASEGDARTIVLQEIVQNTIDDLEHGLPDHAGRITVYNNSPGLRVKTHPALVRMLLRNLLQNALRHTHAEVEVRMIENRISVRDFGSGLPDKITKHLSVVGAPSAITSKAGELSNTTFGLLIVRLVCERLGWDLEIAQSDNEGTEFLIHVRNLVRSCQSGSP, from the coding sequence ATGAAGTCATCTTTGACCGCACGCCTGGCCCGAACGCTGTTTTTCCTGATTGCTGCCACCGTGGCCAGCTCCATGTTTATTGTCGAGTTGTTCGTTAATGACGTTGAGGACACCATTCTGGGTTTAGAGCTGAAGGCTGAAGCCGAGTATTTCACGGAGCAACTTCAACAAGGGCGTTTTCAACCCATAAAAACGGCGCAGCTGGAGGCGGTTTTTCTGCCAGAAGGCGAGGCCGACGCTGTGATGCCAGAATATTTCCAGGGCCTCTCCTTGCCATTTTCCCAGGAAATCGAAGTAGGGCAGACAACACTCCTGATCTACGGCGAGCGGCTGGAAGTACCTTATGGCAAGCTCTTTCTGGCCAAAGATATCACCATCATGGAAAATCGGGAGAACCTGGTTCTGCTTGCTCTGGTTGGTGTGGCGGGCATCATGCTCCTCGTAGGTTTTTTTGTTGCGAGGGTAGGTGCCCAGTACTTGGTAAGGCCCTTCAAGAAACTCACCCGGGAAGTAATAAATACGATACCGGGATCGTCGATGCAGCAAATCGCGACGGACTACCGTGATCAGGAGTTTTGCGATATCGCCGAAGCGTTTAACCGATTCCTATTCGCACTTGAACACCACATCGAGCGGGAAAAGTCGTTTGTGAAGCTGGCCAGCCATGAACTTCGTACGCCTCTGGCCGTGATGAGCGGCGCCCTGAATGTACTGGAACAACGCCAAAGCCTGTCGGCGGCGAACCAGAAAACCCTCGCCCGCATCCGTCGGGCCATGCAAACCATGCGCGACGATACAGAGGTTCTGCTCGAACTTGCCCGTAGTGAAGCGTCCGAAGGCGATGCCAGAACCATTGTGCTGCAAGAGATCGTCCAGAACACCATTGACGACCTGGAGCACGGGCTTCCGGATCATGCCGGACGGATCACCGTCTACAACAACAGCCCGGGGCTGAGAGTAAAAACCCATCCCGCCTTGGTCCGTATGTTACTGCGCAACCTGTTGCAGAATGCGCTGCGCCACACCCATGCTGAAGTGGAGGTTCGAATGATCGAGAACAGAATTTCGGTGCGAGATTTCGGGTCCGGGCTTCCTGATAAAATAACCAAGCACCTGAGCGTTGTTGGAGCGCCCAGCGCCATCACATCGAAGGCCGGCGAGTTGAGCAACACCACCTTTGGGTTGCTGATTGTTCGCTTGGTTTGTGAGCGCTTGGGCTGGGATCTCGAGATCGCACAATCAGACAACGAGGGAACGGAGTTCCTGATTCACGTTCGTAACCTTGTCCGATCATGTCAATCAGGTAGCCCATAG
- a CDS encoding response regulator transcription factor: MTSNQTSLQSPLRLLIVEDQVDLAENLFEFLGEDRYVLDFAADGLTALHLLATQSYDVIVLDLMLPGVNGYDICKRIRQDLQCQTPVIVMTALSALSDKEKGFDCGADDYLVKPFELRELQLRIEALHRRYSPQRPVLSANDIRFDPGTLEVELRGQKTTLSGTPARLFELLVRSYPSFLSHEALTDAVWGARHGETEGNSLRTHIYTLRKSLQAGLGSGLVKTIHGRGYSLEVPAKGNPETR; this comes from the coding sequence ATGACATCTAACCAAACTTCTCTCCAATCTCCTCTCAGATTGTTGATTGTCGAAGACCAGGTGGATCTTGCGGAAAATCTGTTCGAGTTTCTGGGTGAAGATCGCTACGTACTGGACTTCGCCGCTGATGGGTTAACCGCGCTGCATCTGCTGGCTACGCAAAGCTATGACGTTATCGTACTCGACCTGATGCTACCCGGCGTCAATGGCTATGATATTTGTAAACGTATCCGCCAGGACCTGCAATGTCAGACACCCGTCATCGTGATGACGGCACTGAGTGCCCTGAGCGATAAGGAAAAAGGGTTTGATTGCGGGGCGGATGATTACCTCGTGAAACCGTTTGAACTGCGCGAGTTACAACTACGGATCGAAGCTCTGCATCGACGCTATTCGCCACAGCGACCGGTCTTGTCCGCTAATGACATTCGGTTTGATCCGGGTACGCTGGAAGTGGAGCTGCGCGGACAGAAAACAACCTTGTCCGGCACACCAGCCCGCCTATTTGAATTGCTGGTGCGATCGTATCCGAGCTTTCTCAGCCACGAGGCGTTAACGGATGCCGTATGGGGCGCCCGTCATGGAGAAACGGAAGGCAACAGCCTTCGCACCCATATTTACACACTTCGAAAATCCCTTCAGGCGGGCCTAGGCAGCGGGCTCGTAAAAACAATCCATGGGCGTGGGTACAGCTTGGAAGTCCCGGCAAAAGGGAACCCTGAGACGCGATGA
- a CDS encoding ArnT family glycosyltransferase, whose translation MSKRFNVWLLILAAIMVSRFIGMALFPFADTTEPRYAEIARLMAETGDWITPWFEPGVPFWGKPPLSFWAQAAAIKVFGVSEFSLRFPSWLATLAMVWLIWRLARQLWSVQVAQWSCLVFATMALTYISAGAVMTDAFLALGTTLTLVSFCLVMAGEGGLWRWLFFLGMVIGLLSKGPLAMVLIGIPIVLWLLFSWREASNDLRRLPWIRGTLMTALLVCPWYILAELKTPGFLDYFIVGEHIRRFLDPGWAGDLYGSAHNQPKGMIWVFWLWASFPWGILALLSLALTWFRGKRSGIVSKTISNPGVTFLLVSALAPMLFFTLAGNTLWTYILPSLPFTAILIGRWVSECKSFWLPPMRGGLVALVPVLLTVFVGLAAVGWTPLKTEKELVSYYQLVREADDSPLIYLDDLPFSARFYSNGSAREVTKNGLSNLQTSNVFQHLYVAVPRTWSSDKVADLSPSARKVMEDNRYQLLVIEGLLRDQQPVSDANGVRSNDI comes from the coding sequence ATGTCAAAGCGGTTTAACGTTTGGCTGCTGATACTGGCTGCAATAATGGTCAGTCGCTTCATCGGCATGGCGCTGTTTCCCTTTGCCGACACCACCGAGCCCCGTTACGCGGAAATTGCCCGCTTGATGGCTGAAACCGGTGACTGGATTACGCCCTGGTTTGAGCCCGGCGTTCCTTTCTGGGGTAAGCCGCCTTTGTCGTTCTGGGCGCAGGCGGCGGCCATCAAGGTATTTGGGGTTTCGGAATTTTCGCTGCGCTTTCCCTCCTGGCTGGCAACGCTTGCCATGGTGTGGCTCATCTGGCGGCTGGCGCGCCAACTCTGGAGTGTTCAGGTGGCTCAATGGAGTTGCTTGGTTTTCGCCACCATGGCCCTGACTTACATCAGCGCAGGCGCCGTGATGACAGACGCTTTCCTCGCCTTGGGCACCACCCTTACTCTGGTCAGCTTTTGTTTAGTGATGGCGGGAGAGGGCGGCCTGTGGCGCTGGCTTTTCTTTCTTGGAATGGTGATCGGGCTGCTGTCCAAGGGGCCATTGGCCATGGTGCTGATCGGAATCCCCATCGTATTATGGTTACTCTTCTCATGGCGGGAAGCGAGCAACGACTTGCGACGGCTACCCTGGATTAGAGGAACACTGATGACAGCTCTGTTGGTGTGTCCCTGGTACATACTGGCTGAGTTAAAGACCCCTGGCTTTCTGGATTACTTTATCGTTGGCGAGCATATTCGCCGGTTTCTGGATCCGGGTTGGGCAGGGGATCTCTACGGCAGCGCCCACAATCAGCCCAAAGGTATGATCTGGGTGTTCTGGTTGTGGGCCTCGTTTCCGTGGGGCATCCTCGCGCTGTTGAGCCTGGCACTGACGTGGTTCAGAGGCAAAAGAAGCGGCATCGTAAGCAAGACGATATCCAATCCCGGCGTTACTTTTTTGCTGGTTAGCGCACTGGCACCGATGCTGTTCTTCACGCTTGCAGGCAATACACTCTGGACTTATATACTGCCGTCATTGCCGTTTACCGCTATTCTGATTGGTCGCTGGGTGTCAGAATGCAAGTCTTTCTGGTTACCCCCTATGCGGGGTGGGCTGGTGGCGCTGGTGCCTGTTTTACTGACCGTGTTCGTGGGTCTGGCCGCCGTAGGCTGGACGCCGCTCAAAACAGAGAAAGAACTGGTAAGCTATTATCAGCTGGTCAGAGAAGCCGACGACAGCCCATTGATCTATCTCGATGACCTGCCATTTTCAGCTCGATTCTATTCAAACGGAAGTGCTCGGGAAGTGACGAAGAACGGTTTGAGCAACTTACAAACGTCCAACGTGTTTCAGCACTTGTATGTTGCGGTTCCCAGAACCTGGTCAAGCGACAAAGTGGCTGATTTATCCCCGTCAGCTCGGAAGGTTATGGAAGATAATCGCTATCAACTGTTGGTCATTGAGGGATTGCTCCGCGATCAGCAACCGGTGTCTGACGCCAACGGAGTTCGCTCGAATGACATCTAA
- a CDS encoding glycosyltransferase family 2 protein produces the protein MNKRVEFPVLPSFDKPLLSLVVPLFNERPMLPLFFDRVLPVLAKLDLRWEIVLVDDGSDDGSAQYIRGVIDRTPGVRLIKLSRNFGKEAAMTAGLEHARGDAVIVLDADLQDPPEQIPAMIECWQAGVDVVLMQRRSRAGETAFKRWSAHLFYRLLNRTSRTNIPVDTGDFRLMSRKAVDALLVLKERNRYMKGLFAWIGMPTRIIQYDREARVAGETKWDYPGLVGLALEGLTSFSVSPLRWATVIGLIAASMGAIFGLWIVVKAIMLGDAVSGYPSLVAIISFLGGIQLMSVGIVGEYVGKTYMESKQRPVYLTEEVFESRDGIGQQVNRKMTGARHVKAV, from the coding sequence ATGAACAAACGCGTTGAATTCCCCGTTTTGCCGTCGTTTGATAAGCCGCTGCTATCACTGGTGGTGCCGCTGTTTAACGAGCGCCCGATGCTGCCCCTTTTCTTTGACCGGGTTCTGCCCGTGCTTGCCAAGCTGGACCTGCGCTGGGAAATCGTGCTGGTTGATGATGGCAGTGACGATGGCAGTGCCCAGTACATCCGCGGTGTTATCGATCGAACGCCCGGCGTTCGGCTTATCAAACTGAGCCGGAACTTCGGCAAGGAAGCCGCAATGACGGCGGGGCTTGAACACGCCAGGGGGGATGCGGTGATTGTGCTGGATGCCGATCTGCAAGATCCGCCTGAACAGATCCCGGCCATGATCGAGTGCTGGCAGGCTGGTGTGGACGTTGTCCTGATGCAGCGTCGCTCACGGGCTGGCGAAACCGCGTTCAAACGCTGGAGTGCGCATCTTTTTTACCGGCTGCTGAACCGAACCAGCCGGACGAACATCCCGGTGGATACCGGTGACTTTCGGCTAATGAGCCGAAAAGCGGTCGATGCTCTTCTGGTGTTGAAAGAACGCAACCGCTATATGAAAGGGTTGTTTGCCTGGATCGGCATGCCGACGCGGATAATCCAGTACGACCGTGAAGCGCGGGTGGCCGGGGAAACGAAGTGGGATTATCCCGGGCTGGTGGGCCTGGCACTGGAGGGGCTGACCTCGTTTTCTGTGTCGCCATTGCGCTGGGCAACCGTGATCGGGCTCATTGCCGCCAGTATGGGCGCGATATTCGGACTGTGGATCGTAGTGAAGGCCATCATGCTGGGCGATGCGGTGAGTGGTTATCCCTCGCTTGTGGCCATCATCAGCTTCCTGGGCGGCATTCAGCTGATGAGTGTGGGCATTGTGGGGGAGTACGTTGGCAAGACCTATATGGAGTCGAAGCAGCGACCGGTCTACCTGACAGAGGAAGTGTTTGAAAGCCGGGATGGCATAGGACAACAGGTTAATCGCAAAATGACAGGGGCGCGTCATGTCAAAGCGGTTTAA
- a CDS encoding GtrA family protein translates to MSAFVPRQLQGFITAGGLATLFHWLVMAALINAGLEPTLATASGSVSGAALNYGLQRRLAFRNAGPHRLTLWRYIGSCLVAWLCNLVFFFLLNNVLTLPVPLSQVVTTGLVAALNYIVYQRLVFHEQTR, encoded by the coding sequence ATGAGCGCATTCGTACCTCGCCAACTACAAGGGTTTATAACGGCCGGCGGCCTCGCGACGCTGTTTCACTGGCTTGTTATGGCTGCGCTGATCAATGCGGGGCTTGAGCCAACACTGGCGACCGCAAGCGGAAGCGTGTCTGGAGCCGCACTAAACTACGGTCTCCAGCGGCGTCTGGCGTTCCGGAATGCGGGCCCTCACAGGCTCACGCTATGGCGCTATATCGGCTCCTGCCTAGTCGCTTGGCTGTGCAATCTCGTCTTTTTCTTCCTGCTCAATAACGTTCTGACACTTCCTGTGCCGCTTTCACAAGTCGTGACTACAGGTCTTGTCGCTGCGCTGAATTACATCGTCTACCAAAGGCTGGTTTTCCATGAACAAACGCGTTGA
- a CDS encoding PAS domain-containing protein → MLVHQAATRDAVHQLFDSVDAISVQGYDEERRVTYWNIGSELLYGYTKEEALGRAIEELIVPNHMRDLVISAHRNWLNQGIEIPASEITLCNKSGKDINVFSSHVFFIDENNKHEMYCIDINLADVRQAQDQAVFKDNMLKAVFEATPDLFFLMEEDGTIIDYHAGENNNLYVSPNHFIGKTIASLLPESVAKTFKAHITKIIDQGACQVLNIT, encoded by the coding sequence ATGTTAGTTCATCAAGCAGCCACAAGAGATGCAGTTCATCAATTATTTGATTCGGTGGATGCTATTTCGGTTCAAGGATACGATGAAGAGCGTAGAGTTACCTATTGGAATATAGGTAGCGAATTACTGTATGGCTACACCAAAGAAGAAGCTTTGGGTAGAGCAATAGAAGAACTAATTGTTCCTAATCACATGCGTGACCTTGTTATCTCTGCGCATAGAAACTGGCTCAATCAAGGTATAGAAATACCCGCATCAGAAATCACTTTATGTAATAAAAGTGGTAAAGATATAAATGTTTTTTCAAGTCATGTCTTTTTCATTGACGAAAATAATAAACACGAAATGTATTGTATTGATATCAATTTGGCTGATGTTAGACAGGCTCAAGACCAAGCAGTGTTTAAAGACAATATGCTTAAAGCTGTTTTTGAAGCGACACCTGACTTGTTTTTCTTAATGGAAGAAGATGGGACTATCATTGATTACCACGCTGGTGAAAACAATAACCTTTACGTTTCACCAAATCATTTTATCGGAAAAACTATAGCCAGCCTATTACCAGAAAGTGTCGCTAAAACGTTTAAAGCTCACATCACCAAAATAATAGATCAAGGGGCGTGTCAAGTTTTGAATATTACCTAA
- a CDS encoding diguanylate cyclase domain-containing protein translates to MIIVRNITEQHKSAEIIRDQAYYDTLTLLTNRFLSLDRLSKMLEEANRSTEKYAVLFLDLDDF, encoded by the coding sequence GTGATCATTGTTCGAAATATTACTGAACAACATAAATCTGCCGAAATAATACGCGATCAAGCTTATTATGATACTTTAACCCTATTGACAAATCGATTTTTATCCCTCGATCGTTTATCAAAAATGCTTGAGGAAGCGAACAGAAGCACTGAGAAATATGCTGTTCTATTTTTAGACTTAGACGATTTTTAA
- a CDS encoding IS30 family transposase — translation MGYRQLTQAQRYQISAFLRVGWSQRKIAREINCHSSTISRELRRNRSLAEYEPMEASRLSRHRRKGARKSHKRAPSLIGWVAKQIQSEWSPDQIAGFMRRVGSIQVSHQWIYNLIYRDKIAGGDLWRYCRLPYQRRYQRHLAKRAGLGKIPDRVGIECRPKAVDDRLHIGHWEGDTILHGHKNSGAVTLVERRSGYLLAGCVPKLKAHLVTDVIIRELRPIRGAVQTMTLDNGSEFSDHQTFSKALSLTSYFCDPYRSSQRGSNENTNGLLRQYFPKGTDFAKVSRKATRQAVNRLNNRPRKRLDYRTPAEVFWGEYSGGLDTSGAALIT, via the coding sequence ATGGGATACCGACAACTGACCCAAGCACAACGATACCAGATTTCGGCCTTCTTGAGAGTAGGCTGGAGCCAGCGGAAAATAGCCCGGGAGATCAACTGCCACAGCTCGACCATCAGTCGGGAGCTACGTCGCAATCGAAGCCTGGCTGAATACGAGCCGATGGAAGCCAGTCGTTTGTCCAGACACCGGCGCAAAGGAGCTCGCAAATCTCATAAACGAGCGCCTTCATTGATAGGTTGGGTGGCCAAGCAGATTCAGAGTGAATGGAGTCCTGATCAGATAGCCGGTTTTATGAGGCGAGTTGGCAGTATCCAAGTCAGCCATCAGTGGATTTACAATCTGATTTACCGGGACAAAATAGCAGGTGGCGACCTCTGGAGGTATTGTCGCTTGCCTTACCAGAGACGTTATCAGCGCCATCTTGCCAAGCGAGCGGGGTTAGGCAAGATCCCGGATCGCGTAGGCATTGAGTGCCGCCCTAAAGCCGTCGATGATCGCCTGCATATAGGCCACTGGGAAGGAGATACAATCCTTCACGGGCATAAGAATTCAGGCGCGGTCACTCTGGTTGAAAGACGGTCCGGCTACCTGCTCGCAGGCTGTGTGCCGAAGCTGAAAGCCCACTTAGTTACAGATGTCATCATCCGTGAGTTAAGGCCGATCAGAGGGGCCGTACAGACGATGACACTGGACAACGGTTCTGAATTTTCGGACCACCAAACATTTAGCAAAGCGTTGTCGCTGACGTCGTATTTCTGTGACCCTTACCGGTCCAGTCAGCGTGGCTCCAACGAGAATACGAATGGCCTATTGAGGCAATACTTTCCGAAAGGCACTGACTTCGCCAAGGTGTCCAGAAAGGCAACCAGGCAAGCGGTGAACAGACTGAATAACCGACCACGAAAACGGCTGGATTATCGCACACCGGCAGAAGTTTTCTGGGGCGAATACTCAGGAGGCTTGGATACGAGCGGTGCTGCACTTATTACTTGA